The Lactobacillus sp. CBA3605 genome contains a region encoding:
- the larC gene encoding nickel insertion protein, producing MVDQTADAVVLIEANLDDQTGESLGYAMAELLAAGAYDVYFTPIQMKKNRPATKLSVLGQPQDREKLTKIILTATSTMGVRYQTWQRTIMRRRFTSVETPYGLVQIKIATYDDLEKRTPEYADCAHLAQRYHIPFMTVYQAALVAATDLKQEE from the coding sequence TTGGTTGATCAGACGGCGGATGCGGTGGTCTTAATTGAGGCAAATTTGGATGATCAAACGGGAGAGAGCCTAGGATATGCGATGGCGGAACTCTTGGCAGCTGGCGCTTATGACGTCTACTTTACCCCCATTCAAATGAAGAAAAATCGACCTGCCACTAAGTTGTCGGTATTAGGTCAGCCGCAAGATCGTGAAAAACTAACTAAAATTATTTTAACGGCCACTAGCACAATGGGCGTACGTTATCAGACTTGGCAACGGACCATTATGCGGCGGCGGTTTACGAGCGTTGAAACGCCATATGGACTCGTGCAAATCAAAATTGCGACATATGACGACCTTGAAAAACGGACGCCAGAATATGCGGACTGTGCTCATTTGGCGCAGCGTTACCATATTCCGTTTATGACCGTTTACCAAGCTGCCTTAGTGGCCGCAACTGACTTGAAGCAGGAGGAATGA
- the larD gene encoding D/L-lactic acid transporter LarD yields the protein MLHQLIAEFMGTALMIIFGVGVHCSTVLKGTKYRGSGHIFAITTWGFGITIALFIFGNVCINPAMVLAQCLLGNLAWSRFVPYSIAEVLGGVVGSVIVWIMYADHFKASADEISPITIRNLFCTSPAVRNLPRNFFVELFDTFIFISGILAISTVKTPGIVPIGVGLLVWAIGMGLGGPTGFAMNLARDMGPRIAHAILPIANKADSDWQYGIMVPGIAPFVGAALAAWFMHGFFGI from the coding sequence TTGTTACATCAATTAATTGCCGAATTTATGGGCACCGCCTTAATGATTATTTTTGGGGTCGGCGTGCACTGTAGTACGGTGCTAAAAGGGACCAAATATCGTGGTTCTGGTCATATTTTTGCAATCACCACGTGGGGATTTGGGATTACGATTGCCTTATTTATTTTTGGTAATGTTTGTATTAATCCGGCCATGGTATTGGCCCAATGTTTGTTAGGCAACTTGGCTTGGAGTCGGTTCGTTCCTTATTCCATCGCCGAAGTTTTAGGTGGGGTCGTCGGCTCTGTCATTGTATGGATTATGTATGCGGATCATTTTAAAGCGTCGGCTGATGAGATTTCACCGATTACGATTCGAAATTTATTTTGTACGTCCCCAGCTGTGCGGAACTTACCACGGAACTTTTTCGTCGAATTATTTGATACGTTTATTTTTATTTCAGGAATTTTAGCTATTTCGACGGTAAAGACGCCCGGAATTGTGCCAATCGGTGTCGGTTTACTAGTCTGGGCCATCGGGATGGGACTTGGGGGTCCTACCGGTTTCGCCATGAACTTAGCACGTGATATGGGGCCTAGAATTGCGCATGCCATCTTGCCTATTGCCAATAAAGCGGATAGCGATTGGCAATACGGTATCATGGTTCCAGGGATTGCACCATTTGTCGGGGCGGCCTTGGCGGCTTGGTTTATGCATGGATTTTTTGGTATTTAA